A genomic window from Henningerozyma blattae CBS 6284 chromosome 3, complete genome includes:
- the MRL1 gene encoding Mrl1p (similar to Saccharomyces cerevisiae MRL1 (YPR079W); ancestral locus Anc_3.377) translates to MSQEPAPSCAVMNTITGNFIDLSPLSNHPSKGQINRFVAKNWDSSPCNFTIAICSSPNSNIENEQLSNLTGAFYYDEQINKYVSIGKFNETPQLIGPKESAKKLILKYNNGDICPNGKDQKSSIFNFVCDKELTNKMAKVNFLGSFNDCGYFFEVRSIYACPTSNSSNEVNVLGIFVGIFFVFFLVELIRRRFLNTSHDSLIDRSSTRGPIFLPDEQDIGEIQRLSLTNTLNNNSLQDDLEENVRWEFIETEPKWRTLVKKVANATAKSLQLLTHRNTSTNSTISRPIYPSLNRPATSASNRITPSQDQDRSNIPGPYQDQIPPLGTSTTLNTIATDSTDTAFLRAMAQQNSMLDDLSEQHVQLQQDNAYESEH, encoded by the coding sequence ATGTCACAAGAACCCGCACCTTCATGTGCGGTAATGAATACCATTACGGGTAACTTCATTGATTTATCACCTCTTTCAAATCATCCTTCCAAAGGCCAAATAAATCGATTCGTAGCGAAGAATTGGGACTCATCACCATGCAATTTTACAATCGCTATATGCTCCTCACCAAACagtaatattgaaaatgaacaGTTGAGCAACTTAACAGGTGCCTTCTATTACGATGAGCAAATTAACAAATACGTGTCTATTGGTAAGTTTAATGAGACTCCCCAATTGATCGGACCCAAAGAATCTGCCAAGAAacttattttgaaatacaATAATGGGGATATTTGTCCCAACGGTAAAGATCAGAAAAGCAGtatattcaattttgtCTGTGATAAAGAGTTAACTAATAAAATGGCCAAAGTCAATTTCCTTGGTAGTTTTAATGATTGCgggtatttttttgaagtaAGAAGCATATACGCCTGTCCTACATCCAACAGCAGCAATGAAGTAAACGTACTAGGTATATTTGTTggcattttttttgtgtTTTTCCTAGTAGAATTGATTAGACGCCGTTTCTTAAATACATCACATGACTCATTGATTGATCGCAGTTCCACAAGGGGCccaatatttttaccaGACGAACAAGATATTGGCGAGATACAACGCTTGAGTTTGACAAACActcttaataataatagtttgCAAGATGATTTAGAAGAGAATGTTCGTTGGGAATTTATAGAAACTGAACCCAAATGGAGAACCCTTGTGAAAAAAGTGGCCAATGCTACCGCAAAAAGCTTACAATTGTTAACACATCGTAATACTTCTACAAACTCTACCATAAGTAGACCTATATATCCGTCACTGAATAGACCTGCCACATCTGCTTCGAATAGAATTACACCATCGCAAGATCAAGATCGTTCTAACATACCGGGCCCTTACCAAGACCAAATCCCCCCCTTAGGCACATCTACAACTTTGAATACCATCGCCACAGACTCAACAGACACAGCTTTTCTCAGGGCCATGGCACAACAGAATAGCATGCTTGACGACCTAAGTGAACAGCACGTACAACTACAGCAAGACAATGCATACGAAAGTGAACATTAA
- the TBLA0C02160 gene encoding elongation factor 1-alpha (similar to Saccharomyces cerevisiae TEF2 (YBR118W) and TEF1 (YPR080W); ancestral locus Anc_3.378), producing MGKAKAHVNVVVIGHVDSGKSTTTGHLIYKCGGIDKRTIEKFEKEAAELGKGSFKYAWVLDKLKAERERGITIDIALWKFETPKYQVTVIDAPGHRDFIKNMITGTSQADCAILIIAGGVGEFEAGISKDGQTREHALLAYTLGVKQLIVAVNKMDSVNWDEARFKEISKETANFIKKVGYNPKTVPFVPISGWNGDNMIEATTNASWYKGWEKETKAGVVKGKTLLEAIDSIEPPARPTDKPLRLPLQDVYKIGGIGTVPVGRVETGVIKPGMVVTFAPAGVTTEVKSVEMHHEQLAEGLPGDNVGFNVKNVSVKEIRRGNVCGDSKNDPPKGSESFNATVIVLNHPGQISAGYSPVLDCHTAHIACRFDELLEKNDRRSGKKLEDNPKFLKSGDAALVKFVPSKPMCVEAFTDYPPLGRFAVRDMRQTVAVGVIKSVVKSDKAGKVTKAAAKASK from the coding sequence ATGGGTAAAGCTAAGGCTCACGTTAACGTTGTCGTCATCGGTCATGTCGATTCTGGTAAATCTACCACCACTGGTCACTTAATTTACAAGTGTGGTGGTATTGATAAGAGAACTATTGAAAAGTTCGAAAAGGAAGCCGCCGAATTAGGTAAGGGTTCTTTCAAATACGCTTGGGTCTTGGATAAATTAAAGGCTGAAAGAGAAAGAGGTATCACCATTGATATTGCTTTATGGAAGTTCGAAACTCCAAAATACCAAGTTACCGTTATTGATGCTCCAGGTCACAGAGATTTCATCAAGAACATGATTACTGGTACTTCTCAAGCCGATTGTGctattttgattattgcTGGTGGTGTCGGTGAATTCGAAGCCGGTATTTCCAAGGATGGTCAAACCAGAGAACACGCTTTGTTAGCTTACACCTTAGGTGTTAAGCAATTGATTGTTGCTGTTAACAAGATGGACTCTGTCAACTGGGATGAAGCCAGATTCAAGGAAATTTCCAAGGAAACTGCTAACTTCATCAAGAAGGTCGGTTACAACCCAAAGACTGTTCCATTCGTCCCAATTTCTGGTTGGAACGGTGACAACATGATTGAAGCCACCACTAACGCTTCCTGGTACAAGGGTTGGGAAAAGGAAACCAAGGCTGGTGTTGTTAAAGGTAAGACTTTATTAGAAGCCATTGACTCCATTGAACCACCTGCCAGACCAACTGACAAGCCATTAAGATTGCCATTACAAGATGTTTACAAGATTGGTGGTATTGGTACTGTGCCAGTCGGTAGAGTCGAAACCGGTGTTATCAAGCCAGGTATGGTTGTTACCTTCGCCCCAGCCGGTGTTACTACTGAAGTTAAATCCGTCGAAATGCACCACGAACAATTAGCTGAAGGTTTACCAGGTGACAACGTCGGTTTCAACGTCAAGAACGTTTCCGTTAAGGAAATCAGAAGAGGTAACGTTTGTGGTGACTCCAAGAACGATCCACCAAAGGGTTCTGAATCTTTCAACGCTACTGTCATTGTTTTGAACCATCCAGGTCAAATCTCTGCCGGTTACAGTCCAGTCTTAGATTGTCACACTGCTCACATTGCTTGTAGATTcgatgaattattagaaaagaaCGACAGAAGATCTGGTAAGAAATTGGAAGACAATCcaaaattcttgaaatcCGGTGATGCTGCTTTAGTCAAATTCGTTCCATCTAAGCCAATGTGTGTTGAAGCTTTCACTGACTACCCACCATTAGGTAGATTCGCTGTCAGAGATATGAGACAAACTGTCGCTGTCGGTGTTATCAAGTCCGTTGTCAAGTCTGACAAGGCCGGTAAGGTCACCAAGGCTGCTGCTAAGGCTTCCAAATAA
- the MUD1 gene encoding Mud1p (similar to Saccharomyces cerevisiae MUD1 (YBR119W); ancestral locus Anc_3.379): MDSNLRTLYIKNLPSRPKNISHLKQLLLNAISPNDPSNINQVTQPIDKPSNIKPIESTYNIISISIYRTKKLRNQAFISFFDHLSAINFINHFDDNNGNGLKLNGHKLLIEFSKKDSLLALALRKTVNESNDDNLKVNVQCPLNKALLTRRNNKNQEYIDKKQLNRKCRRLRQRLRSKNEQISESSLLAATASFKKKLLLKKKIPTTTVNNKADNKSVIDKKKQKPLKRKGELEIPPNKMLLVQNLPTNVTIAHLENIFKIDGFKNIKYLAIRNLAFIEYEDIESATKILDDYSNLYNWNGNLININYAR; the protein is encoded by the coding sequence ATGGATAGCAATTTAAGGacattatatattaaaaaccTTCCTTCAAGACCTAAAAATATCTCtcatttaaaacaattattacTAAATGCCATATCACCAAATGACCCATCTAATATAAACCAGGTTACTCAACCAATAGATAAACCATCAAACATCAAACCAATAGAATCCACTTATAACATAATATCTATATCCATTTACAGaactaaaaaattaagaaatcaagcatttatatcattttttgatCATCTATCAgcaataaattttattaatcattTTGATGACAATAACGGAAATGGTTTAAAACTAAATGGTCATAAACTATTGattgaattttctaaaaaagaTTCATTACTGGCTTTGGCATTAAGAAAGACTGTTAATGAATCTAATGATGATAACTTGAAAGTTAATGTACAATGTCCATTAAATAAAGCTTTGTTGACTAGACGAAATAACAAAAACCAAGAATACATCGATAAGAAACAgttaaatagaaaatgtAGAAGATTAAGACAAAGATTAAGATCCAAAAACGAGCAAATATCTGAATCCAGTCTGCTTGCAGCAACTGCTAGcttcaaaaagaaattattgctgaaaaagaaaataccGACAACTACAGTCAATAATAAGGCTGACAATAAATCTGTAATCgataaaaagaaacaaaaacCTTTAAAGAGAAAAGGAGAGCTTGAAATTCCACCTAATAAAATGTTATTGGTCCAAAATTTACCAACAAATGTAACAATTGCacatttagaaaatatatttaaaattgatggctttaaaaatattaaatatttggctattagaaatttagcatttattgaatatgAGGACATTGAATCGGCTACCAAGATATTAGACGATTATAGCAACCTATATAATTGGAATGGAAACttaattaatatcaattatgCAAGATAA
- the TBLA0C02180 gene encoding uncharacterized protein (similar to Saccharomyces cerevisiae GRS1 (YBR121C) and GRS2 (YPR081C); ancestral locus Anc_3.381), whose protein sequence is MTIDNTTKTTVPFSREQLESVLKTRFFYAPAFELYGGVSGLYDYGPPGCAFQANIVDVWRKHFILEEDMLEVDCTMLTPHEVLKTSGHVDKFSDWMSKDPKTGEIFRADHIVEEVLEARLKGDQEARGLVKDANAAVQENADKKKRKKKVKQIEAIKLDDDIVKEYETVLAKIDGYSGEDLGKLMVKYNIGNPVTGDPLEPPRAFNLMFETAIGPSGQMKGYLRPETAQGQFLNFNKLLEFNNNKTPFASASIGKSFRNEISPRAGLLRVREFLMAEIEHFLDPLDKSHPRFHEVNDIVLPFLPREVQESGSTTPIVTTIGEAVSSGMVDNETLGYFIARIYLFLVSIGVDDTKLRFRQHMANEMAHYATDCWDGELLTSYGWIECVGCADRSAFDLTVHSKKTKEKMVVRQKLEKPIEVTKYEIDLTKKLFGPKFRKDAPKVEAFLLNLSQEELEKNAKLLKDNGKITFNVEGVESEVELDEKFVVIEKRTKIEHVREYVPNVIEPSFGIGRIIYAVFEHSFWSRPEDTARSVLSFPPLVAPTKVLLVPLSNNKELVPVTTEVSKILRKEKIPFKVDDSGVSIGKRYSRNDELGTPFGITIDFESAKDKSVTLRERDSTKQVRGSIEEVIKAIKEITYEGSSWEESTKNLTPFTSTQTEETV, encoded by the coding sequence ATGACTATTGACAACACCACCAAAACTACTGTTCCATTCAGTAGAGAGCAATTAGAAAGTGTTTTAAAAACCAGATTCTTTTACGCCCCAgcttttgaattatatgGTGGTGTTTCTGGTTTATACGATTATGGTCCACCAGGTTGTGCTTTCCAAGCCAATATTGTTGATGTTTGGAGAAAGCATTTCATTTTAGAAGAAGATATGTTAGAAGTTGACTGTACCATGTTAACTCCCCATGaagttttaaaaacttCTGGTCATGTTGACAAATTCTCTGATTGGATGTCTAAGGATCCAAAAACAGGTGAAATTTTTAGAGCTGATCATATTGTGGAAGAAGTCTTGGAAGCTCGTTTGAAAGGTGATCAAGAGGCAAGAGGTTTAGTGAAAGACGCCAATGCTGCAGTCCAAGAAAATGCTGATAAAAAGAAGAGAAAGAAGAAGGTTAAGCAAATTGAAGCTATAAAATTAGATGACGATATTGTTAAGGAATATGAAACTGTTTTGGCCAAAATTGACGGTTATTCTGGTGAAGATTTGGGTAAATTGATggttaaatataatattggTAACCCAGTCACTGGTGATCCACTAGAACCACCAAGAGCTTTCAACTTGATGTTTGAAACAGCTATTGGTCCATCTGGTCAAATGAAAGGTTATTTGAGACCAGAAACTGCTCAAggtcaatttttaaatttcaataaattattagaatttaacAACAATAAGACTCCATTTGCTTCTGCTTCTATTGGTAAATCTTTCAGAAACGAAATTTCTCCAAGAGCTGGTTTGTTGAGAGTCCGTGAATTCTTGATGGCAGAAATTGAACATTTCTTGGATCCATTGGATAAATCTCACCCAAGATTCCATGAAGTTAATGATATTGTATTACCTTTCTTACCACGTGAAGTTCAGGAATCAGGCTCTACCACACCAATTGTTACAACTATTGGTGAAGCTGTCTCGTCTGGTATGGttgataatgaaacttTAGGTTATTTCATTGCTAGAATTTACTTATTTTTAGTTAGCATTGGTGTTGATGACACTAAATTAAGATTCCGTCAACATATGGCTAATGAAATGGCCCATTATGCTACCGATTGTTGGGATGGTGAATTGTTGACCTCATATGGTTGGATTGAGTGTGTTGGTTGTGCTGATAGATCAGCTTTCGATTTGACTGTTCACTCTAAGAAAACTAAGGAAAAAATGGTTGTTAGacaaaaattagaaaaaccAATTGAAGTTACCAAATACGAAATTGATTTaaccaaaaaattatttggtCCAAAATTTAGAAAGGATGCTCCAAAAGTTGAAGCTttcttattaaatttatctcaagaagaattagaaaagaacgccaaattattaaaggaCAATGGTAAGATTACTTTCAATGTGGAAGGTGTCGAATCTGAAGTTGAAttagatgaaaaatttgttgTAATTGAAAAGAGAACTAAGATTGAACATGTTAGGGAATATGTTCCAAATGTTATCGAACCATCTTTCGGTATTGGTCGTATCATCTATGCCGTTTTTGAGCATTCTTTCTGGAGCAGACCAGAAGATACTGCTAGATCAGTCTTATCTTTCCCACCATTGGTTGCACCAACTAAAGTCCTGTTAGTACCATTATCTAACAACAAAGAATTAGTTCCTGTTACTACAGAAGTTTCTAAAATCTTAAGAAAAGAGAAGATTCCATTTAAAGTTGATGACTCTGGTGTGTCAATTGGTAAGAGATACTCTCgtaatgatgaattaggTACTCCATTTGGTATTACCATCGACTTCGAATCTGCTAAGGACAAATCTGTTACTTTAAGAGAAAGAGATTCTACAAAACAAGTAAGAGGTTCTATTGAAGAAGTTATTAAAGCCATCAAAGAAATCACTTACGAAGGTTCTAGCTGGGAAGAAAGTACTAAAAATTTGACACCATTCACTTCAACTCAAACTGAAGAAACTGTATAG
- the DIB1 gene encoding U4/U6-U5 snRNP complex subunit DIB1 (similar to Saccharomyces cerevisiae DIB1 (YPR082C); ancestral locus Anc_3.382), producing MGSVFLPHLHTGWHVDQAIVTETERLVIVRFGNDSNKDCMIMDELLYSIAEKIKNFATIYLVDIQEVPDFNEMYELVDPMTIMFFYQNKHMMCDFGTGNNNKLNFVIDDDQELIDIIETIFRGARKNKGLVVSPYDYNYKRVD from the coding sequence ATGGGTAGTGTATTCTTACCTCATTTACACACAGGATGGCATGTTGATCAAGCTATTGTCACAGAAACTGAACGACTGGTTATAGTTCGATTCGGtaatgattcaaataaagaCTGTATGATTAtggatgaattattatattcaatagcagaaaagattaaaaattttgcaacaatttatttagtGGATATTCAAGAAGTTCCTGATTTTAATGAGATGTACGAGTTAGTTGATCCAATGACTATAATGTTTTTCTATCAAAATAAACATATGATGTGTGATTTTGGTactggtaataataataaactgAACTTTGTAATAGATGATGATCAAGAATTAAtagatattattgaaacaaTATTTAGAGGTgctagaaaaaataaagggTTAGTAGTATCACCATATGATTACAACTATAAGAGGGTTGATTGA
- the MRPL36 gene encoding mitochondrial 54S ribosomal protein bL31m (similar to Saccharomyces cerevisiae MRPL36 (YBR122C); ancestral locus Anc_3.383) yields the protein MFGSLRNNIAKRPVNSTKSSLICLNNSIRYASGYRPVQQVTLPQRPLKKIRVGKARPAIYYNFETLVELSDGSVIKRKSQLPKNEIRLIQDQRNNALWNPLELTLKDADAESALNKKNNLNKFNLKYNSIFQDLSLAKEKPSEATTTDNVMEIKEPIKTTESAPSDGLDDYLSLLSEDSEQITTGTVLSKKRSRKNKKNNKLLL from the coding sequence atgtTTGGATCTCTTAGAAACAACATTGCAAAAAGACCTGTGAATTCGACAAAGAGTTCTCTTATCTGTCTTAATAACTCAATACGATATGCTTCAGGTTATAGACCTGTCCAACAAGTAACATTACCACAAAgacctttgaaaaaaattagagtTGGTAAAGCAAGACCTgcaatttattataattttgaaacaCTGGTTGAATTAAGTGATGGCAGTgttataaaaagaaaatcacAGTTACCAAAGAATGAAATTAGATTGATCCAAGATCAAAGAAACAATGCTTTATGGAACCCATTAGAATTAACTTTGAAAGATGCTGATGCTGAAAGTGCtttaaataagaaaaataatttgaataaatttaatttgaaatataattctaTTTTCCAAGATTTATCATTAGCAAAGGAAAAACCTTCGGAAGCTACCACTACAGACAATGTAATGGAAATTAAAGAACCAATCAAGACTACTGAGTCTGCTCCATCTGATGGGCTAGATGATTATTTATCGTTATTGAGTGAAGATTCAGAACAAATCACTACAGGTACAGTTTTATCGAAAAAGAGAAGTagaaagaataaaaaaaataataaacttttattataa
- the MDM36 gene encoding Mdm36p (similar to Saccharomyces cerevisiae MDM36 (YPR083W); ancestral locus Anc_3.387), whose product MKDPIMLNEGKMSSLTDVHESLTKIQDDITNDVVLNGFDVEVKQFLKSPNSGLSIRLYSIVNECASLCQNNYYSRLSIFRDWFAFDKSNINELSDIFESYKSFLQITSTVISYYISCKYLLMINNLLDLKMKMKDLISINKLNILLDLIRLIKLSLEHDTGIQSYLQLESMYDTLLVNWSYKLANNNVQKKSILSSSPMETTLSPSGLPNIVATLPEVPFDDDDDLFHGPHTFNSDSFRRISDVSMANSMANSLSSSLTSYSPDSHLQTKFKQSKLTNTFKHSSSVSPSTSMSSLRNEMPYLLTAFDNVKRLEQDINVLQYRNIPTNKHTSMSITTPSSPTKSLSICSSPLKNYFNSPLRNSNRTNFSHHINTE is encoded by the coding sequence ATGAAGGATCCCATTATGTTAAATGAGGGTAAAATGAGTAGTCTAACAGATGTCCATGAAAGTCTAACCAAAATACAAGATGATATAACTAACGATGTGGTATTAAATGGTTTTGATGTAGAAGTAAAACAATTTCTCAAGAGTCCAAACAGTGGGTTAAGTATAAGACTATATTCTATCGTTAACGAATGTGCCTCATTATGccaaaataattattattcaagatTATCCATATTTAGAGATTGGTTTGCTTTTGACAAATCTAATATCAACGAATTATCAGATATCTTTGAGTCatataaatcatttttgCAAATAACATCGACTGTCATTAGTTATTATATCAGTTGCAAATATCTCCTCATGATCAATAATCTATTGgatttaaagatgaaaatgaaagatTTGATATCGATAAATAAGTTGAATATTCTTTTGGATCTTATACGGCtgattaaattatctttaGAACATGATACTGGTATTCAAAGTTATTTACAGTTGGAAAGCATGTATGATACATTACTAGTAAACTGGTCATACAAATTAGCCAACAATAATGTACAAAAGAAATCTATACTATCTTCATCACCCATGGAAACCACATTATCACCTTCAGGGTTACCCAATATAGTTGCTACATTACCCGAGGTACCCTtcgatgatgatgatgatttattCCATGGTCCTCACACTTTTAATTCAGATTCATTCAGAAGAATTTCAGACGTTTCTATGGCAAATTCCATGGCAAATTCTTTATCCTCTTCTTTAACTTCTTATTCACCAGACTCACATTTACAgacaaaatttaaacaatcaaaattaacaaatacATTCAAGCATTCTTCTTCTGTATCACCTTCTACTTCTATGTCTTCCTTAAGAAACGAAATGCCTTATCTTTTAACGGCGTTTGATAATGTGAAGCGATTAGAGCAAGATATAAATGTTTTACAATATCGTAATATTCCGACAAATAAACATACTTCAATGTCAATAACAACACCTTCGTCTCCAACCAAATCACTTTCTATATGTTCATCTcctttgaagaattattttaattctcCCTTAAGAAATTCAAACCGTACTAATTTTTCTCACCATATTAATACTGAATAG
- the VMA2 gene encoding H(+)-transporting V1 sector ATPase subunit B (similar to Saccharomyces cerevisiae VMA2 (YBR127C); ancestral locus Anc_3.388), whose product MALTDKELFELNKKAVTQGFKINPRLNYNTVSGVNGPLVILEKVKFPRYNEIVNLTLPDGTIRQGQVLEVRGDRAIVQVFEGTSGIDVKKTTIEFTGESLKIPVSEDTLGRIFDGSGRPIDNGPKVFAEDYLDINGYPINPYARIYPEEMISTGISAIDTMNSIARGQKIPIFSASGLPHNEIAAQICRQAGLVRPTKDVHDGHEENFSIVFAAMGVNLETARFFKQDFEENGSLERTSLFLNLANDPTIERIITPRLALTTAEYLAYQTERHVLTILTDMSSYADALREVSAAREEVPGRRGYPGYMYTDLSTIYERAGRVEGRNGSITQIPILTMPNDDITHPIPDLTGYITEGQISVDRQLHNKGIYPPINVLPSLSRLMKSAIGEGMTRKDHGDVSNQLYAKYAIGRDAAAMKAVVGEEALSMEDKLSLEFLEKFEKTFISQNAYENRTIFESLDQAWSLLRIYPKDMLNRISPKILDEFYDRSRDEEEEQEEYQDPDVRPTETKQQAITEPSLI is encoded by the coding sequence atggCTTTAACTGACAAGGAATTATTTGAACTTAATAAGAAGGCTGTTACTCAAGGTTTCAAGATTAACCCAAGATTGAATTACAATACTGTTAGTGGTGTTAATGGTCCTTTAGTTATCTTAGAAAAAGTTAAATTCCCACGTTATAATGAAATTGTCAATTTAACTTTACCTGATGGTACTATTAGACAAGGTCAAGTGTTGGAAGTTAGAGGTGATAGAGCTATTGTTCAAGTTTTCGAAGGTACTTCTGGTATCGATGTCAAGAAAACCACTATTGAATTTACTGGTGAAAGTTTAAAAATCCCAGTCTCTGAAGATACTTTAGGTAGAATCTTTGATGGTTCTGGTAGACCAATTGATAATGGTCCAAAAGTTTTTGCTGAAGATTATTTAGATATCAATGGTTATCCAATTAACCCATATGCTCGTATCTATCCAGAAGAAATGATTTCTACTGGTATTTCTGCTATCGATACTATGAATTCTATTGCTCGTGGTCAAAAGATTCCAATTTTCTCTGCTTCTGGTTTACCACATAATGAAATTGCTGCTCAAATTTGTAGACAAGCTGGCTTAGTTAGGCCAACTAAAGATGTTCATGATGGTCATGAAGAAAATTTCTCTATTGTATTTGCTGCTATGGGTGTTAATTTAGAAACTGCTAGATTCTTCAAACaagattttgaagaaaatggtTCTTTGGAAAGAACCTCATTATTCTTAAATCTTGCTAATGATCCAActattgaaagaattattacTCCACGTTTGGCTTTAACTACTGCTGAATATTTAGCTTATCAAACTGAACGTCATGTTTTAACCATTTTAACTGATATGTCTTCATATGCTGACGCTTTAAGAGAAGTTTCTGCAGCTAGGGAAGAAGTCCCAGGTAGAAGAGGTTACCCAGGTTATATGTATACCGATTTATCCACCATCTATGAAAGAGCCGGTAGAGTGGAAGGTAGAAATGGTTCTATTACACAAATCCCAATTTTGACTATGcctaatgatgatattacACATCCTATTCCTGATTTAACAGGTTATATTACTGAAGGTCAAATTTCTGTTGATCGTCAATTACACAATAAAGGTATTTATCCACCAATTAATGTCTTACCATCATTAAGTAGATTAATGAAGAGTGCTATTGGTGAAGGTATGACTAGAAAGGATCATGGTGATGTTTCCAATCAATTATATGCTAAATATGCTATTGGTAGAGATGCTGCTGCTATGAAAGCTGTTGTTGGTGAAGAAGCTTTGTCAATGgaagataaattatcattagaatttttggaaaaattcgAAAAAACATTTATTTCTCAAAATGCTTATGAAAATAGAACCATTTTTGAAAGTTTGGATCAAGCTTGGAGTTTATTAAGAATCTATCCAAAGGATATGTTAAATAGAATATCGCCAAAGATTTTAGATGAATTTTATGATAGAAGCagagatgaagaagaagaacaagaagaaTATCAAGACCCGGATGTCAGACCAACTGAAACTAAACAACAAGCTATTACCGAACCTAGTTTGatttaa